In a genomic window of Strongyloides ratti genome assembly S_ratti_ED321, scaffold srae_chrx_scaffold0000006:
- a CDS encoding Reverse transcriptase domain-containing protein produces MTKLLIEFTKKPSLKTLRKNIIKINNNDLDNNVALNFFSKLYAPINNEEKLDINPILHEFLTSTKKELDKIDRIKIPTNEEITELIDRKANWKATGPDGIHSMWYKHFPVTKKVLTEWVKEIWLGNTKILKNSDSEGNMHLIFKEGDPSDPANYRLITCLIYKYKILTASIYEKLDPLLTDSLIFPVEQKALKRGCRGCTDALLKDASILINNRITNRQKNTNLHVTWIDFSKAFDSIDHRWQRKIINILSFLLTTINTLIKLTESWHSSIIVNKNSIGSFKISREVPQKDSLSPLLFCMSIAGIGFGLNKIDGFKSTLPITTNHQ; encoded by the coding sequence ATGACTAAATTACTAATAGAATTCACAAAAAAACCCTCTTTAAAAACactaagaaaaaatataataaaaattaacaataacGACCTAGATAACAATGTGGCACTAAACTTCTTTTCCAAACTTTATGCCCCAATTAACaatgaagaaaaattagATATTAATCCAATTTTACATGAGTTTCTAACAAGTACTAAAAAAGAGCTAGATAAAATAGATAGAATTAAAATACCAACTAACGAAGAAATAACCGAACTAATAGATAGAAAAGCTAACTGGAAAGCGACTGGACCAGATGGAATTCATTCCATGTGGTACAAGCACTTTCCAGTAACAAAAAAGGTATTAACAGAATGGGTAAAAGAGATATGGCTTGGTAATACTAAGATACTAAAAAATAGCGATTCTGAGGGTAACATGCacttaatatttaaagaaggAGACCCTTCTGACCCAGCAAATTACCGCCTAATAACATGCttaatttacaaatataagATACTAACAGCCTCAATTTACGAAAAATTAGACCCATTACTAACTGACTCCCTAATTTTTCCAGTTGAGCAAAAAGCATTGAAAAGAGGGTGTAGAGGTTGCACAGATGCATTACTGAAAGATGCATCCatactaataaataatagaatAACAAATAGACAAAAAAATACTAACCTGCATGTTACCTGGATAGATTTTAGTAAGGCATTTGATAGTATAGATCATAGATGgcaaagaaaaataataaacatacTTTCATTCCTATTAACAACAATTAACacattaataaaactaaCAGAATCTTGGCATAGTAGCAtaatagtaaataaaaatagcataggctcatttaaaataagtagAGAAGTTCCTCAAAAAGACTCCTTATCTCCTTTACTTTTTTGCATGAGTATAGCAGGCATAGGTTTcggattaaataaaatagatgGCTTCAAATCTACATTACCAATAACCACAAACCATCAATAG
- a CDS encoding Reverse transcriptase domain-containing protein: MDDLKLYANDRESQKQQIRTLNKLSNNIGLNINNKKCATLNTNNDENPVLGFPLITKNESYKYLGITQNDLTDLTSLENKLTIKILEILTEVNRLNLPLRFVTKLIANTLKLMIEYLATDMIFGESRNQRINVGMINLGIYAYISTDPKTNILTKYLGYKYDPLTIDNRLRTSIEDSIYLLNKMGITTDTIRNNSSIKITINSEEANIKLIKGLISDKILENNKNELTKSKYYKIFNRYKLDNHTYKFLTTNINSNLEQLICHAQEKQLFFENKFCRMKCPNKETLEHILTSCIHKDTIRRLRHDNVLRLITTIFFTKLGIRTLEYGEKLTFIPSKNLYIDWAWKKAQVKSHKPDLVYLPLHPNKPLIILDVSIANLDNITNQEKWKFTKYCTNSNIEFTDDWLLAGYYLADYLRKKFNRKTEFLPVVVGFLGELMEESIQNVNKTLELTTKEANQLWTNINISVIRDTYRLLKQHYGKINH, from the coding sequence ATGGATGATTTGAAGCTATACGCTAACGATAGGGAATCTCAAAAACAGCAAATACGCACACTTAACAAATTAAGTAATAACATAGGActtaatattaacaataagAAATGTGCAACACTTAATACTAACAATGACGAAAACCCTGTTCTTGGATTCCcattaattacaaaaaatgaaAGCTATAAGTACTTAGGAATAACACAAAACGATCTAACTGACTTGACTTCACTAGAAAACAAATTAACTATTAAGATATTAGAAATACTTACAGAAGTCAATAGATTGAACTTACCACTTAGATTCGTAACAAAACTTATAGCTAACACATTGAAACTTATGATAGAATACCTAGCTACTGATATGATATTTGGAGAATCTAGAAACCAAAGAATTAATGTAGGAATGATTAACCTAGGTATTTACGCGTATATTAGTACTGATCCAAAAACTAACATACTGACAAAATACCTAGGTTATAAATATGACCCACTAACAATAGATAATAGACTTAGAACTTCAATAGAAGATTCCATCTACTTACTAAATAAAATGGGAATAACTACTGACACAATTAGAAATAACTCCTCCATAAAAATAACCATTAACTCAGAGGAAGCTAACATTAAACTAATAAAAGGACTAATTAGTGATAAAATACTagaaaataacaaaaatgaaCTAACTAAAtctaaatattataagatttttaatagataCAAATTAGATAATCATACTTACAAATTTCTTACAACTAACATAAATTCTAACCTAGAACAACTAATATGTCATGCTCAAGAAAAGCAACtgttttttgaaaataaattttgtagaATGAAATGCCCTAACAAAGAAACTCTTGAACACATACTAACCAGTTGCATCCATAAAGATACAATAAGGCGCTTGAGACATGACAATGTACTAAGATTAATAActactatattttttacaaaactAGGAATAAGAACATTAGAATACGgtgaaaaattaacatttatcccttccaaaaatttatacatagATTGGGCTTGGAAGAAAGCCCAAGTAAAATCTCATAAGCCAGATTTAGTTTACTTACCATTACACCCTAACAAaccattaataatattagatGTATCAATAGCTAACTTAGATAACATAACTAACCAGGAAAAATGGaaatttactaaatattGCACTAACTCTAATATAGAATTTACTGATGATTGGCTACTAGCAGGATATTATCTAGCAGATTATTTaaggaaaaaatttaaccGTAAAACTGAGTTTCTTCCAGTAGTAGTGGGCTTCTTAGGAGAACTAATGGAAGAATCTATccaaaatgtaaataaaacaCTAGAACTAACCACTAAAGAAGCTAACCAATTATGGacaaatattaacatttcaGTAATTCGAGACACATACCGCTTACTAAAACAACATTACGGTAAAATCAACCATTAA